From the genome of Bosea sp. Tri-49, one region includes:
- a CDS encoding SDR family oxidoreductase, whose amino-acid sequence MPLDKVVLITGASSGIGAGIARELAAAGAKLMLGARRTERLDALAEELSAKGGDVRTRRLDVTDRADIAAFAEAAREAFGRVDVIVNNAGVMSLSPMASLKVDEWDRMIDVNIKGVLYGIAAVLAQMLARGSGQIVNIASIGALSVSPTAAVYCATKYAVRAISDGLRQEHSDLRVTCIHPGVVESELAETITDPAAAELMKSYRAIALQPDAIGRAVRFAIEQPDDVDVNEIVVRPTATR is encoded by the coding sequence ATGCCCCTCGACAAGGTCGTCCTCATCACCGGCGCCTCCAGCGGGATCGGCGCCGGCATCGCCCGCGAACTCGCGGCCGCCGGAGCGAAACTGATGCTCGGCGCACGCCGCACCGAGCGCCTCGACGCGCTCGCCGAAGAGCTCAGCGCAAAAGGCGGCGACGTCCGCACCCGGCGGCTCGACGTCACCGATCGCGCCGATATCGCCGCCTTCGCCGAGGCGGCGCGCGAGGCCTTCGGCCGCGTCGACGTCATCGTCAACAATGCCGGCGTGATGTCGCTCTCGCCGATGGCTTCGCTCAAGGTCGACGAGTGGGACCGGATGATCGACGTCAACATCAAGGGCGTGCTCTACGGCATCGCCGCCGTGCTGGCACAGATGCTGGCGCGCGGCTCGGGCCAGATCGTCAACATCGCCTCGATCGGCGCCCTCTCGGTGTCGCCGACCGCGGCCGTCTACTGCGCGACGAAATACGCCGTGCGCGCCATCTCGGACGGGTTGCGCCAGGAGCACTCTGACCTGCGTGTCACCTGCATCCACCCCGGCGTGGTCGAGAGCGAGCTTGCCGAGACCATCACCGATCCGGCAGCGGCCGAGCTGATGAAGAGCTACCGCGCCATCGCACTCCAACCCGATGCGATCGGCCGTGCCGTGCGCTTCGCGATCGAGCAGCCGGACGATGTCGACGTCAACGAGATCGTCGTCCGCCCCACCGCCACCCGCTGA
- the accC gene encoding acetyl-CoA carboxylase biotin carboxylase subunit, whose translation MFDKILIANRGEIALRVLRAAKELGIATVAVHSTADANAMHVRLADESVCIGPPPARESYLNIPALIAACEITGADAVHPGYGFLSENARFAEILERHNIAFIGPKAEHIRSMGDKIEAKRTAKRLGIPCVPGSEGGVADDEEALRIIREIGLPVIIKAASGGGGKGMKVVRSEDEVSVALSTARTEAKANFGDDAVYIEKYLEKPRHIEIQVLGDGKGRAIHLGERDCSLQRRHQKVWEEGPSPALNAGERDRIGNVCAKAMADMGYLGAGTIEFLYEDGEFYFIEMNTRIQVEHPVTEMITGIDLVNEQIRIAAGAPLSIRQEDVVIEGHAIECRVNAEHHATFRPSPGKIASFHTPGGLGVRVDSAAYQGYVIPPHYDSLVGKLIVHGRNRAECLMRLRRSLDEFVVDGVDTTLPLFRTLVRNPDILNGDYNIHWLEKFLANGGMEEPGEG comes from the coding sequence ATGTTCGACAAGATCCTGATCGCCAATCGCGGCGAGATCGCCTTGCGGGTTTTGCGCGCTGCCAAGGAGCTCGGTATCGCGACCGTCGCGGTCCACTCCACCGCCGACGCCAACGCCATGCATGTGCGCCTCGCCGACGAGAGCGTCTGCATCGGCCCGCCGCCCGCACGCGAGAGCTATCTCAACATCCCGGCCCTGATCGCCGCCTGCGAGATCACCGGGGCCGATGCCGTCCACCCCGGCTACGGCTTCCTCTCCGAGAATGCCCGCTTCGCCGAGATTCTGGAGCGGCACAACATTGCCTTCATCGGCCCCAAGGCCGAGCACATCCGCAGCATGGGCGACAAGATCGAGGCCAAGCGCACCGCCAAGCGCCTCGGCATCCCTTGCGTGCCGGGCTCGGAGGGCGGCGTCGCCGATGACGAGGAGGCGCTGCGCATCATTCGCGAGATCGGCCTGCCGGTCATCATCAAGGCGGCCTCCGGCGGCGGCGGCAAAGGCATGAAGGTCGTGCGCAGTGAGGACGAGGTCTCCGTCGCGCTCTCCACGGCCCGCACCGAGGCCAAGGCCAATTTCGGCGACGATGCGGTCTATATCGAGAAGTATCTCGAAAAGCCGCGCCATATCGAGATCCAGGTGCTCGGTGACGGCAAGGGCCGGGCAATCCATCTCGGCGAGCGCGACTGCTCGCTGCAGCGCCGCCACCAGAAGGTCTGGGAGGAGGGGCCGTCGCCTGCACTCAATGCCGGCGAGCGCGACCGGATCGGCAATGTCTGCGCCAAGGCGATGGCCGATATGGGCTATCTCGGCGCCGGCACGATCGAGTTCCTCTACGAGGACGGCGAGTTCTATTTCATCGAGATGAACACCCGCATCCAGGTCGAGCATCCGGTCACCGAGATGATCACCGGGATCGACCTCGTCAACGAGCAGATCAGGATCGCCGCCGGCGCACCGCTCTCGATCCGGCAAGAAGACGTCGTCATCGAGGGGCATGCCATCGAATGCCGCGTCAATGCCGAGCATCACGCGACCTTCCGGCCCTCACCGGGCAAGATCGCCTCGTTCCATACGCCGGGCGGGCTCGGCGTGCGGGTCGATTCGGCGGCCTATCAGGGCTATGTCATCCCGCCGCACTACGACTCGCTGGTCGGCAAGCTGATCGTGCACGGCCGCAACCGGGCAGAATGCCTGATGCGCCTGCGCCGTTCGCTCGACGAATTCGTCGTCGACGGCGTCGATACCACGCTGCCGCTGTTCCGCACGCTGGTGCGCAACCCGGACATACTGAACGGCGACTACAACATCCATTGGCTGGAGAAATTCCTCGCCAATGGCGGCATGGAAGAGCCGGGCGAGGGATAG
- a CDS encoding antibiotic biosynthesis monooxygenase family protein: protein MTQMIVTVFRSRLNPEAQSEYATMAKRMSELARTIPGYISHKGFTAEDGERVTIVEFESEDALRAWRIHPEHAKAKKHGIESFFSGYSVQICNVLRSRGSPAKVRAGEPGSGE from the coding sequence ATGACCCAGATGATCGTCACGGTATTCCGCTCCCGCCTGAACCCCGAGGCTCAGTCCGAATACGCCACCATGGCCAAGCGCATGAGCGAGCTCGCGCGAACCATCCCCGGCTACATTTCCCACAAAGGCTTCACGGCCGAGGATGGCGAGCGGGTGACGATCGTCGAGTTCGAGTCCGAGGACGCCTTGCGCGCCTGGCGAATTCACCCGGAGCACGCCAAGGCCAAGAAGCACGGCATCGAGAGCTTCTTCAGCGGCTACAGCGTCCAGATCTGCAATGTCCTGCGCAGCCGCGGCTCGCCAGCCAAGGTCCGGGCGGGCGAACCCGGCTCCGGCGAATGA
- a CDS encoding LysR family transcriptional regulator, with protein sequence MEMDLNALAVFALVAEERSFRGAADRVGVTRSAVSQTIRKLEERLGIALIQRTTRSVSLTEAGERLLADLGPALSDLRAAVEATRDLRAGARGRLRLAVSSIAERFLSGPFLAGFAAANPEVELDITVTDEEFDIVAAGYDAGVRLGEVIEQDMIAVVIGGEERQLVVCAPAYRERFGLPAHPRELATHRCIGWRPGPKLVPYRWEFAENGKEFSVAVAPEITTNDMALMIKLAMAGAGITFGMEESFRPAIARGELEPLLQEFCPYFAGFYLYYPSRRAAAPKLRALVDHLRSFNWDRHEATTRKASVML encoded by the coding sequence ATGGAGATGGACCTCAACGCGCTTGCCGTCTTCGCGCTCGTGGCCGAGGAGAGGAGCTTTCGCGGCGCGGCCGACCGTGTCGGCGTCACGCGCTCGGCGGTGAGCCAGACGATCAGGAAGCTGGAGGAGCGGCTCGGCATCGCGCTGATCCAGCGCACGACGCGCAGCGTCAGCCTGACCGAGGCGGGCGAGCGGCTTCTCGCCGATCTCGGCCCCGCATTGTCCGATTTGCGCGCCGCCGTCGAGGCGACGCGTGATCTACGCGCCGGTGCGCGCGGGCGCTTGCGCCTCGCGGTGTCGTCGATCGCCGAGCGCTTCCTGTCGGGGCCGTTCCTCGCCGGCTTTGCGGCAGCCAACCCCGAGGTCGAGCTCGATATCACCGTCACCGACGAGGAGTTCGACATCGTCGCCGCCGGCTACGATGCCGGCGTCAGGCTGGGCGAGGTCATCGAGCAGGACATGATCGCCGTCGTGATCGGCGGCGAGGAGCGCCAGCTAGTCGTTTGCGCACCGGCTTATCGCGAGCGCTTCGGCTTGCCGGCCCATCCTCGGGAGCTGGCCACGCATCGCTGCATCGGCTGGCGGCCGGGGCCCAAGCTCGTGCCTTATCGCTGGGAGTTCGCAGAGAACGGCAAGGAGTTCAGCGTCGCCGTCGCGCCGGAGATCACCACCAACGACATGGCGCTGATGATCAAGCTCGCGATGGCGGGCGCCGGTATTACCTTCGGCATGGAAGAGAGCTTCCGCCCGGCGATCGCGCGCGGTGAGCTGGAGCCGCTGCTGCAGGAGTTCTGCCCGTATTTCGCGGGCTTCTATCTCTATTATCCCAGCCGGCGCGCCGCCGCTCCGAAGCTGCGAGCCCTCGTCGATCATCTGCGCAGCTTCAACTGGGATCGGCATGAGGCGACGACACGAAAGGCATCGGTTATGCTGTGA
- a CDS encoding YARHG domain-containing protein — protein MSKLLIPVLALGLALSLFATATPAAAQSCEDLWYQRNEIYKAQGYCFRTQRGISAFGNAGCQYDNVEDVPLSATQRRVVADIQRAERTSRCPR, from the coding sequence ATGTCGAAGCTGCTGATCCCTGTCCTCGCCCTCGGGCTAGCCCTGTCGCTCTTTGCGACCGCGACCCCCGCGGCGGCCCAGAGCTGCGAGGACCTCTGGTACCAGCGCAACGAGATCTACAAGGCACAGGGCTATTGCTTCCGCACGCAGCGCGGCATCAGCGCCTTCGGCAATGCCGGTTGCCAGTACGACAATGTCGAGGACGTGCCGCTCTCGGCGACCCAGCGCCGCGTCGTCGCCGACATCCAGCGCGCCGAGCGCACGAGCCGCTGCCCGCGCTGA
- a CDS encoding Atu4866 domain-containing protein, whose protein sequence is MTPLLVNVLLLLAASVGLATTTIPNGPEGSTRMMITQAAAAERHPYVGMWVTADGNVRHNLLPNDRYDEARGNRESAYRGRYKVTGSYIEYWDDTGFTADGTFVDADTLHHGGMILRRRP, encoded by the coding sequence ATGACCCCCTTGCTCGTGAACGTCCTGCTGCTGCTAGCCGCCAGCGTCGGCCTTGCCACCACGACCATCCCAAACGGACCTGAAGGATCGACCCGCATGATGATTACCCAGGCAGCCGCTGCCGAGAGACACCCCTATGTCGGCATGTGGGTCACCGCCGACGGCAATGTCCGGCACAACCTCCTGCCGAACGACCGCTATGACGAGGCACGCGGCAATCGCGAGAGCGCCTATCGCGGCCGCTACAAGGTCACCGGCAGCTATATCGAGTACTGGGATGACACCGGCTTCACCGCCGACGGGACCTTCGTCGACGCCGATACGCTGCATCATGGCGGCATGATCCTGCGCCGCCGCCCCTGA
- the accB gene encoding acetyl-CoA carboxylase biotin carboxyl carrier protein: protein MATKSPIDPELVREMAQLINETDLTEIEVQKGDLRIRVARTITATVMAPVAAAPVFAAAPAAAPAAAPIEAKAAAAHPGTVNSPMVGTAYRRPSPEAKPFIEIGQEVKAGERVLLVEAMKTFNDIVAPRAGKVVAIFVEDGQPVEYGEPLLVIE from the coding sequence ATGGCGACCAAGAGCCCCATCGATCCCGAACTCGTGCGCGAAATGGCGCAACTGATCAACGAGACCGATCTGACCGAGATCGAGGTTCAGAAGGGCGATCTGCGCATCCGCGTGGCCCGCACCATCACCGCAACGGTAATGGCGCCGGTCGCGGCTGCACCGGTCTTCGCCGCGGCGCCTGCGGCGGCTCCAGCCGCCGCCCCGATTGAGGCCAAGGCCGCCGCTGCTCATCCCGGCACGGTCAACTCGCCGATGGTCGGCACCGCCTATCGCCGGCCGTCGCCCGAGGCCAAGCCCTTCATCGAGATCGGCCAGGAGGTGAAGGCGGGCGAGCGCGTCCTCCTCGTCGAGGCGATGAAGACCTTCAACGACATCGTCGCCCCGCGTGCCGGCAAGGTCGTCGCGATTTTCGTCGAGGATGGCCAGCCGGTCGAGTACGGCGAGCCCCTGCTGGTGATCGAGTGA
- a CDS encoding DNA helicase yields MKLSAPVYRLKRKAKELARKDDIPLHLALDRVAISEGFGAWSLLAAKSAGSLSADELFARLVPGDLLLIGARPGHGKTLLGLKLAIEAMKASHRAVFFTLEYTAKNVVDRFRALGADPAQFEALFGFDDSDAISADHIMRSLAEAPRGTLAIVDYLQLLDQKRGNPELMVQIRDLKVFAQERGLILAFISQIDRSYEPAIKPCPDLRDIRLPNPLDLSLFSKTCFLNEGEVRFQAAS; encoded by the coding sequence ATGAAGCTTTCGGCACCCGTCTATCGCCTGAAGCGCAAGGCCAAGGAATTGGCGCGCAAGGACGACATCCCGCTCCATCTCGCGCTCGACCGCGTCGCCATCAGCGAAGGTTTCGGCGCCTGGAGCCTGCTCGCGGCCAAATCGGCCGGCTCGCTTTCGGCCGATGAGCTGTTCGCCCGCCTGGTGCCCGGAGATTTGCTGCTGATCGGCGCGCGGCCGGGGCACGGCAAGACGCTGCTTGGTCTCAAGCTTGCCATAGAGGCGATGAAGGCTAGCCATCGCGCAGTGTTCTTCACGTTGGAATACACGGCCAAGAATGTAGTGGATCGCTTTCGGGCGCTCGGCGCAGATCCCGCGCAGTTCGAGGCCCTGTTCGGCTTCGACGATTCGGACGCTATCAGCGCTGATCACATCATGCGCTCACTTGCCGAAGCGCCACGGGGCACACTGGCGATCGTCGACTATTTGCAATTGCTCGACCAGAAGCGCGGCAATCCAGAGCTGATGGTCCAGATCCGTGATCTGAAGGTGTTCGCGCAGGAGAGGGGCCTGATCCTGGCCTTCATCTCGCAGATCGATCGTTCCTACGAACCGGCGATCAAGCCCTGCCCGGACCTCCGCGACATCCGCCTGCCGAATCCGCTGGATCTCTCGCTGTTCAGCAAGACCTGCTTCCTGAACGAGGGCGAGGTGCGGTTTCAGGCGGCAAGCTAG
- a CDS encoding DUF2155 domain-containing protein — MLSFRRILALAAVSGAALALAVPAKADRIRNPTAVFAGLDKITGRIISFEVAIDETVQFGALQITPRVCWTRPPTEAPQTTSFTEVDEVTFNNEYRRIFTGWMYASSPGLHGVEHAIYDVWLTDCKGGTELVVDPKEPEAAPPPLTPDQRRPARPAQQTPPPNQRIDVAPPQGVPVQPRQTPSQRFFPTNPAPGRDPAGGN, encoded by the coding sequence ATGCTCTCGTTCCGCAGGATCCTCGCCCTCGCAGCCGTCTCCGGCGCAGCGCTCGCGCTGGCTGTGCCCGCCAAGGCCGACCGCATCCGCAATCCCACCGCGGTCTTCGCCGGGCTCGACAAGATCACCGGCCGGATCATCTCCTTCGAGGTCGCGATCGACGAGACGGTGCAGTTCGGCGCCTTGCAGATCACGCCGCGCGTCTGCTGGACGCGCCCGCCGACCGAGGCGCCGCAGACGACCTCCTTCACCGAGGTCGACGAGGTCACGTTCAACAATGAGTATCGGCGCATCTTCACCGGTTGGATGTATGCGTCGAGCCCTGGCCTGCATGGTGTCGAGCACGCGATCTACGATGTCTGGCTGACCGACTGCAAAGGCGGCACCGAGCTGGTGGTCGACCCGAAGGAGCCGGAAGCGGCGCCGCCGCCGCTTACGCCGGACCAGCGCCGCCCCGCCCGTCCAGCTCAGCAGACACCGCCGCCGAACCAGCGCATCGACGTCGCCCCGCCGCAAGGCGTGCCGGTGCAGCCGCGCCAGACTCCGTCGCAGCGCTTCTTCCCGACCAACCCGGCTCCGGGCCGCGACCCCGCCGGCGGCAACTGA
- the aat gene encoding leucyl/phenylalanyl-tRNA--protein transferase translates to MKARSTPARAPAITPEILLRAYAAGVFPMAESADDPALFWVEPEIRGIIPLDAFHLPSRLARVVRSDRFEIRVDQDFAGVIAACAESRPDRAETWINGRIRGLYGELFHLGYVHTVECWREGRLVGGLYGLSLGAAFFGESMFHRETDASKVALVHLVARLRRGRYQLLDTQFQTAHLAQFGTCEIPREAYRDLLDAAIQADGDWWSWPQGSRVGGEAALAELTG, encoded by the coding sequence ATGAAGGCCCGCTCCACACCTGCGCGCGCGCCGGCGATCACGCCGGAAATCCTGCTGCGCGCCTATGCGGCCGGTGTCTTCCCGATGGCGGAAAGCGCCGACGATCCCGCCCTGTTCTGGGTCGAGCCGGAAATCCGCGGCATCATTCCCCTCGACGCCTTCCATCTGCCCAGCCGGCTGGCTCGCGTTGTCCGCTCCGATCGATTCGAAATCCGGGTCGATCAGGATTTCGCGGGAGTCATCGCAGCCTGCGCCGAAAGCCGGCCGGACCGGGCCGAGACCTGGATCAATGGCCGCATCCGGGGGCTCTATGGCGAGCTCTTCCATCTCGGCTATGTCCACACCGTCGAATGCTGGCGCGAGGGCAGGCTGGTCGGCGGGCTCTACGGGCTGTCGCTCGGCGCCGCCTTTTTCGGCGAGAGCATGTTCCACCGCGAGACCGATGCTTCGAAGGTCGCGCTGGTGCATCTTGTCGCCCGGCTGCGGCGCGGGCGCTACCAGCTGCTCGACACCCAGTTCCAGACCGCGCATCTCGCCCAGTTCGGTACGTGCGAGATTCCGCGCGAGGCCTATCGCGACCTGCTCGACGCGGCAATCCAGGCGGATGGCGATTGGTGGTCCTGGCCGCAGGGGAGCCGCGTTGGCGGCGAGGCGGCTTTGGCGGAGTTGACTGGCTGA
- a CDS encoding VOC family protein translates to MARVTGIGGLFFRGRDPQALAAWYERHLGISDLSKTVWAQDAGPTIFGPFAANTDYFGRAEQQWMVNFRVDDLDAMMASLRAAGIAVETRPEWDSEVGRFCRIHDLEGNPIELWEPSTMAIEGPTA, encoded by the coding sequence ATGGCGCGGGTCACCGGTATCGGCGGCCTGTTCTTCCGCGGACGCGATCCGCAAGCCCTCGCCGCCTGGTATGAGCGCCATCTCGGTATTTCAGATCTGAGCAAGACCGTATGGGCTCAGGATGCCGGGCCGACCATCTTCGGCCCGTTTGCGGCGAATACCGACTATTTCGGCCGAGCCGAGCAACAATGGATGGTCAATTTCCGCGTCGACGATCTCGATGCGATGATGGCGTCACTGCGCGCTGCGGGCATCGCCGTCGAGACCCGGCCGGAATGGGATTCCGAGGTCGGCCGCTTCTGCCGCATCCACGATCTTGAGGGCAATCCGATCGAGCTCTGGGAGCCCTCGACGATGGCGATCGAGGGACCGACCGCCTGA
- a CDS encoding DsbA family protein, which translates to MIFSSLRRLALAGIAACALGAAAVPAQAQALSPDQRKAVVELIRETLLKNPELIQEAMVELEKRNQVAQVEAQRNALAAEKASLTDPATSVIAGNPQGDVTLVEFMDYNCGFCKRAMEDVRVLAKDDPKLKVVIKDFPILGPDSVEASRVAIAVKNQLQGPKYWEFHLKLMATKGRINGAKALEIAKETGADIERVKKEMDAPATRAVIEQTVALGDRLGLTGTPAFIVGDEVVFGAVGAPALKQKIDAVRKCGKTNCSG; encoded by the coding sequence ATGATCTTCTCTTCGCTGCGCCGCCTGGCTCTCGCCGGCATCGCCGCCTGTGCGCTCGGCGCCGCCGCTGTGCCGGCCCAGGCCCAGGCGCTGTCGCCCGACCAGCGCAAGGCGGTGGTCGAGCTGATCCGCGAGACACTGCTGAAGAATCCTGAGCTGATCCAGGAGGCGATGGTCGAGCTCGAAAAGCGCAATCAGGTCGCGCAGGTCGAGGCGCAGCGCAATGCGCTCGCGGCCGAGAAGGCCAGCCTGACCGATCCCGCGACCTCGGTGATCGCCGGCAACCCGCAGGGCGACGTCACCCTCGTCGAGTTCATGGATTACAATTGCGGCTTCTGCAAAAGGGCGATGGAAGACGTCCGCGTGCTCGCCAAGGACGATCCCAAGCTCAAGGTCGTGATCAAGGACTTCCCGATCCTCGGACCGGACTCGGTCGAGGCGAGCCGCGTCGCCATCGCGGTGAAGAACCAGCTCCAGGGCCCGAAATACTGGGAGTTCCACCTCAAGCTGATGGCGACGAAGGGCCGGATCAACGGCGCCAAGGCGCTCGAGATCGCGAAGGAAACGGGTGCCGACATCGAGCGCGTCAAGAAGGAGATGGATGCTCCGGCGACGCGCGCCGTGATCGAGCAGACGGTTGCTCTCGGCGACCGGCTCGGCCTGACCGGCACGCCGGCCTTCATCGTCGGCGACGAGGTGGTGTTCGGTGCTGTCGGCGCCCCGGCGCTGAAGCAGAAGATCGACGCCGTCCGCAAATGCGGCAAGACGAACTGCAGCGGCTGA
- a CDS encoding carboxymuconolactone decarboxylase family protein, with the protein MTMSMQSPLRAAATAFAIAVMPAPTTAETSEERRKRGEAVVRSLNNGVPQPALERMRQEFPFLADATEAYALGDVWSRPGLDSRTRQLAAVAAFAATGQTAFMKVHAGYALNIGVSEGELKEIVYLITVPAGISRAIAASQALSELFAERRKQ; encoded by the coding sequence ATGACCATGTCCATGCAGTCTCCGCTGCGCGCCGCAGCCACAGCCTTCGCCATCGCGGTGATGCCCGCACCTACCACCGCCGAAACGAGCGAGGAGCGGCGCAAGCGCGGCGAGGCCGTCGTCCGCAGCCTGAACAATGGCGTGCCCCAGCCGGCTCTGGAACGCATGCGGCAGGAATTCCCCTTCCTCGCCGATGCGACCGAGGCCTATGCGCTCGGCGATGTCTGGTCGCGGCCCGGCCTCGACAGCCGGACGCGCCAGCTCGCCGCTGTGGCTGCCTTTGCGGCAACCGGCCAGACCGCCTTCATGAAGGTCCATGCCGGCTACGCCCTCAATATCGGTGTGTCCGAGGGAGAGCTGAAGGAGATCGTCTACCTGATCACCGTACCAGCCGGCATCTCGCGGGCGATCGCGGCCTCCCAGGCACTCTCGGAGCTCTTCGCCGAGCGACGCAAGCAATGA
- a CDS encoding Nramp family divalent metal transporter, with the protein MEARVDGTPSGWRNDRGEASLADVHRSIAVRSSGPGWRRAAAFVGPGYLVAVGYMDPGNWATSLAGGSKFGYTLLVVALVSNIMAIVLQSLCARLAIASGRDLAQACRDAFPKPIAYMLWFLAEIAIIATDIAEVIGTAIGLNLIFGIPLELGVIITALDVFLILYLQRLGFRWVEALIITLLGVIAICFAIQIALADPDWGQVIRGFAPTTEIVTNPEMLYLALGILGATVMPHNLYLHSGIVQTRAYGETLPEKRQALTYATIDSTVALMFALLINASILILAAATFHKTGQTGIAELGEAHKLLGPLLGLAIAPTLFGIALLCCGINSTVTATLAGQIVMEGFLKIKLPPWLRRLITRGIAIIPAAAVTIWYGDAGTAKLLILTQVVLSLQLSFAVFPLVMFTADKTKMGELVAPRWLVAFAVLIAVVIAALNVKLLVDFAGGTG; encoded by the coding sequence ATGGAAGCGCGCGTCGACGGGACGCCATCCGGCTGGCGGAATGATCGCGGCGAGGCTTCGCTGGCTGACGTCCACCGCTCGATCGCGGTGCGCAGTTCCGGACCCGGCTGGCGGCGCGCCGCCGCCTTCGTCGGCCCGGGCTATCTTGTCGCCGTCGGCTATATGGACCCCGGCAACTGGGCGACCTCGCTCGCCGGCGGCTCGAAGTTCGGCTACACGCTGCTCGTCGTCGCGCTGGTCTCCAACATCATGGCGATCGTGCTGCAGTCGCTCTGCGCGCGGCTCGCCATCGCCTCGGGCCGCGACCTTGCCCAAGCCTGCCGCGACGCTTTCCCGAAGCCTATCGCCTATATGCTCTGGTTCCTCGCCGAGATCGCGATCATCGCGACCGATATCGCCGAGGTGATCGGCACCGCGATCGGCCTCAACCTGATCTTCGGCATTCCGCTCGAGCTCGGCGTGATCATCACCGCGCTCGACGTCTTCCTGATCCTTTATTTGCAGCGGCTCGGCTTCCGCTGGGTCGAGGCGCTGATCATCACCCTGCTCGGCGTGATCGCGATCTGCTTTGCGATCCAGATCGCGCTCGCTGACCCGGACTGGGGGCAGGTGATCCGTGGCTTCGCGCCGACCACCGAGATCGTCACCAATCCGGAGATGCTGTACCTCGCGCTCGGCATCCTCGGCGCCACCGTGATGCCGCATAATCTCTATCTGCATTCGGGCATCGTGCAGACGCGTGCCTATGGCGAAACCCTGCCCGAAAAGCGTCAGGCGCTGACCTACGCCACGATCGATTCGACGGTCGCGCTGATGTTCGCGCTGCTGATCAATGCCTCGATCTTGATCCTCGCCGCTGCGACCTTCCACAAGACCGGCCAGACGGGAATCGCGGAGCTCGGCGAAGCGCACAAGCTGCTCGGCCCGCTGCTCGGGCTGGCGATCGCGCCGACGCTGTTCGGCATCGCGCTGCTCTGCTGTGGCATCAACTCGACGGTGACGGCGACGCTGGCCGGCCAGATCGTGATGGAGGGTTTCCTCAAGATCAAACTGCCGCCTTGGCTGCGCCGGCTGATCACCCGCGGCATCGCCATCATCCCGGCGGCGGCGGTGACGATCTGGTATGGCGATGCCGGCACGGCAAAATTGCTGATCCTGACCCAGGTCGTGCTCTCGTTGCAGCTCTCCTTCGCCGTCTTCCCGCTGGTGATGTTCACCGCCGACAAGACGAAGATGGGCGAACTCGTCGCGCCGCGCTGGCTCGTCGCCTTCGCCGTCCTGATCGCGGTGGTGATCGCGGCGCTCAACGTCAAGCTGCTGGTCGATTTCGCTGGTGGGACGGGGTAA
- a CDS encoding substrate-binding domain-containing protein, with the protein MLTTPLDAVRRSFPRTRMQISSNWSTRLIEDVRTGAIDCAVGLLTDAHTIPTGLLSHSLGSEQVVVVSASRAPVGPDGSPWRLRDLAEEGWLLNPRGCGCRAALERSFDRQNLAIRIAAEVFGEDLQLSLLHHGGGLGLVPRRQFEHSPHRHGLHILEVSDFQISTHVALIENAVPGRFGPAIRKLAGELQAML; encoded by the coding sequence GTGCTGACGACACCGCTGGATGCCGTGCGGCGCTCCTTCCCGCGGACCCGGATGCAAATCAGCTCGAACTGGAGCACCAGGCTCATCGAGGATGTCCGCACCGGCGCCATCGACTGCGCCGTCGGACTGCTGACGGACGCGCACACGATTCCGACCGGGCTGCTCAGCCACTCGCTCGGCAGCGAGCAGGTTGTCGTCGTCTCTGCATCGAGAGCTCCCGTCGGCCCTGACGGCAGCCCATGGCGGCTGCGCGATCTGGCCGAGGAAGGCTGGCTTCTAAACCCTCGCGGATGCGGCTGCCGGGCTGCGCTGGAACGGTCCTTCGACCGGCAGAACCTGGCGATCCGTATCGCCGCCGAGGTCTTCGGCGAAGACCTTCAACTATCGCTGCTGCATCACGGCGGAGGCCTCGGCCTGGTTCCGCGCCGGCAGTTCGAGCACAGCCCGCATCGTCATGGCCTGCATATTCTCGAAGTCAGCGACTTCCAGATTTCCACCCATGTAGCGTTGATCGAAAATGCCGTTCCAGGGCGTTTCGGCCCGGCCATCCGGAAGCTCGCAGGCGAACTCCAGGCAATGCTCTAG